One window of Hydractinia symbiolongicarpus strain clone_291-10 chromosome 3, HSymV2.1, whole genome shotgun sequence genomic DNA carries:
- the LOC130636745 gene encoding uncharacterized protein LOC130636745 produces the protein MARLKIPGSSPDAKSYPHYCAEQSASGRESNKMTLEGDCELDNKPFIVSDKEFQELFGDSDEEQNFIGFDDGKPLMEAKSVHSPRKLRKSMYADYLSPNEDNPYKKKYLNYRKHSRYKEETVLKVNNNSNKATKLPCKFENPKSLPSLEPFCKIVQLESHKNLSSANKTAKSLLNKACKTKLRKGAITPSSNSLKMTIRYSDCSRPKRIQKSTLNHDFVYDTPALKRKYKMLLSPPTVASSEMKCEMISNDLHLSEASPVMKKKARIKYATDSGSPISQPRKKIKIKNISPLKEMSLSQYERATLVLEDQEGNCKSLNLQQSSCNPNEIHEIKDHSEIMQTSNESWNTDKCGVKDNNCEVIPTSDEFTKEHTNKIEESLHRDVSKQKVSKTELNSILAERERGWPFWNSYIDTNLTDRRLSRKQESNNKNIHEKEKQVSEKIHNTSVLETQKPLNRITQKKDKVSFSFTDACPDTKRMKAVKVNGVLKFANMKNELITFCKECESCRKEIDCGECKHCRNPKGHSIRLLPCWTRRCSKPIIGPVIKVKMKKLMKGKPTKKIKHKEKGPSEGSRKDDYLSKCDEASEKVEVSFVSDALHHIKDSNDATEDHAQVEFKVLQKKKKNLNTSAGSDVFTGMSPIKPKLRSTMNELMKQKSSPDRLNSLPLLPCGPETVVKLPWPHDTNEDAAWIAGHHLCTIDSGEISLRNLCFLCGSAGEEKMLICTYCCESFHLYCLDVEPVSKVNWCCDRCKRCVVCGLKENLLMCDKCHDCYHAECLGPYYQKDTEGVEETWVCGKCVKCIKCNRRTAGKQRTSKWTYNFSMCEDCGYNWKRSNYCPVCEKIYNEDDDSLKMMFCSKCEKWIHMECEGINVDDYEILAELPENIPYVCKLCTGHDKSHSAWYKEVKVEMHNGFLKIYYDLVSHRDYKMLKRGLSDNQGICSCLQTFDILFNTLQNHEYTCINEFYILMFEALKQLCRNIKESSVCDVSMGIFPDGVALLSNFEKGIKTIFPWFSSNSSSDISETKVTSSPTKSDIADSITKVEIKFNGQEKSLIHDHIYVSLQKKSCKDMIDIKNVQKTEDNRRCLFCATCGDGSEYGAGRLLYCGMNEWVHINCALWSAEVYEDEDGRLKQVNDALKRGNKLKCEYCDQWGASIGCCHLKCSKSYHFICAIKSDVIFQDDKKIFCQLHASKANVNLILSEKELAVSRRVLVDLARFKSLKRVQRGLNPNFIRLFCGAFSLQSLGSLNDKSDIKKLLAPVGYRGKRLFWSTQDPLQRCNYICEIDVLNQIEEKEELEKKNETEIVEESVTYCHDKVEWTKLTQENTCQCNQHGTLPGQKKGVKRKIGFKESCEKCNALRKYVYLSHEEFLSKHKLSVKNKVLSSDHNFYSTHNKTRIGEKVYNLKKVEKVTSNSKEIHSRQTDCNIIVKKTTESQVKLKSLISASLNKIRNCEKPLNEIPLNQDSTKEVKTAEPEQSSALLEESGVHPDVMIDFTNTDPNNVTKTSGKICPEATIHQFMDVVQSMKSPSHKPFGLTVASTSAVSTRSPLNTTPSMRTSSASVASTNSMSLKNLVGMSSSASVISNKFSSNTVLDKTIILTTSSAHAHPKMFSADSYKANRKSISIVSSNSNPLIKLQSQASIHHVASPTLQTVSNKTILPVDKSVLHKFSSNETMSPINIVSVKHPVVKSQQFIMPNILLSPKKQKGDITVLKMTDRSRIGTKIMVNPFKEALTTKQNSPAKKTVLNENILQHASKLINIAPKQSTTYSTLPVIAMTNTFNGLTPVLATVTPRSNVGSALTISLPQEIASNHQRIVQCINTNNLYTKTIIGNVVTPLEFAKPRVIHQRYAQISVSGCDDRTNQLLHVRSNVMPTMPNNDPPNIISASTGALPIVIKRDVANTLPPKCDTIISPPPLITDTSNQIGYSDTTSEQSLSNPDLAKEINDYFSHLKSRHVSALQSAGKLSFPKTSVGEKTSNSSNGSLLDTGSASKYHLSSKTENQDKEGTNVMPSDHSKNTQSSTSNHANPEIEFKRELLFRQLKEYLTKHPDVVKVVGNVRPKTSQVPVVNLTEKKLSDDLICYSAYLPEHLWTELINAGIASNDIQKIIRESKENTGEKMVTKDDILLPASSADAFRGTSSNTIPKLPSLNTSIKHLYDNTIQNAMIATAVQNKIHGNANIHGLSLPHVSAISKLENINQNSNLYQPLDMNKTKYWNNVHVRNLNVTQNSDIVGNYAKQRLYENPTHILKSNLVPNDLKINNGLDPVSWNSLIHTAHQMVMAPVVKPKRKYRKRIKVANEECSKSTTDCENAVSVSKSGTLPTPSLDFDTSVHSRPCGPVLSKRKRVKESVDVPCANTEFDVCAFNENVGADQFVYNTVEISTCEQSKVNKSERRVKRVKKHKRDYTACLKTLLAKEEKEILEKSQTSLKFVLKNDDGWASESSSLEEIWKQLITEINDLRMDINLPPFIVDVNDAYDFIGLSKEFVCYLVEQLPGGHKCRNYKFQHHLPCVTEDDQDLPVNPHGCARAEVVVKNGDNDMFAWLASPYRIPPKQCDDVPDDEILGGAQELPVAMKYRLLKNTSKDHVGVFRSGIQGRGLFCKKSLEAGDMIVEYSGEKIRAVLTDRREEYYEQKGYGCYMFRIDDMDVVDATMKGNAARFINHSCEPNCFSKIISVDGCKKIVIFALRRIIAGEELTYDYKFQQEEDKLLCYCGAKKCRKYLN, from the exons ATGGCGCGATTGAAAATACCTGGCAGCTCACCTGATGCAAAATCTTACCCCCATTATTGCGCAGAACAGTCCGCTTCCGGCAGGGAAAGCAACAAAATGACGCTAGAGGGGGATTGTGAATTGGATAATAAACCTTTTATTGTGTCAGACAAGGAATTTCAGGAGCTGTTTGGAGATTCTGATGAG GAACAAAACTTTATTGGTTTCGATGATGGTAAACCACTTATGGAAGCTAAAAGTGTACACTCTCCGAGAAAGCTGAGAAAAAGCATGTATGCTGATTATTTATCACCCAATGAAGACAACCcatacaagaaaaaatatttgaattataGAAAACACTCTCGTTATAAAGAAGAAACAGTTCTTAAAGTTAACAACAATTCCAACAAAGCAACAAAGCTGCCATGTAAATTTGAAAATCCAAAATCGCTGCCAAGTTTAGAACCATTTTGTAAAATAGTCCAATTAGAAAGTCACAAGAATCTATCTAGTGCTAATAAAACTGCCAAAAGTTTGCTGAACAAAGCATGCAAAACTAAGTTAAGGAAGGGTGCAATTACTCCTTCCTCTAACTCACTAAAGATGACAATAAGATATTCAGATTGTTCCCGTCCAAAACGAATACAAAAGTCAACTCTAAATCATGATTTTGTGTATGACACACCAGCCTTAAAAAGGAAATACAAAATGCTCCTATCTCCGCCAACAGTTGCTTCAAGTGAAATGAAATGTGAAATGATCTCAAATG atttgcaTTTATCTGAAGCTTCACCAGTCATGAAG aaaaaagctcGCATAAAGTATGCTACTGATTCTGGTTCTCCCATTTCACAACCaagaaagaaaatcaaaattaaaaatatttcaccgTTAAAGGAAATGTCTTTGTCACAATATGAAAGGGCAACGCTTGTTTTAGAAGATCAAGAAGGGAActgtaaaagtttaaatttacaACAATCATCTTGCAACCCAAACGAAATACATGAAATAAAAGACCATTCTGAAATAATGCAGACAAGTAACGAATCTTGGAATACTGACAAATGTGGGGTTAAAGACAATAATTGTGAAGTAATACCAACAAGTGACGAATTTACGAAAGAGCATACTAACAAGATTGAGGAAAGCTTGCATCGTGAtgtatcaaaacaaaaagttagtAAAACAGAACTGAATAGTATATTAGCAGAGCGTGAACGGGGATGGCCATTTTGGAATTCATATATTGATACTAATCTAACAGATAGGAGGTTATCACGTAAGCAGGAatctaataataaaaatattcacgaaaaagaaaaacaagtttcAGAAAAAATCCATAACACAAGTGTATTAGAAacacaaaaacctttaaacagAATTACACAGAAGAAAGACAAAGTAAGTTTTTCCTTTACCGATGCCTGTCCTGATACGAAAAGAATGAAAGCTGTAAAAGTGAATGGCGTTTTAAAGTTTGCTAATATGAAGAATGAATTAATCACATTTTGCAAGGAATGCGAAAGTTGTCGCAAAGAAATTGATTGTGGTGAATGTAAGCATTGCAG aaatCCTAAGGGTCATTCAATTAGACTTCTTCCTTGCTG GACAAGAAGATGTAGTAAACCTATCATAGGACCAGTCATCAAAGTCAAGATGAAAAAACTCATGAAGGGAAagcctacaaaaaaaattaaacacaaaGAGAAAG GACCGAGTGAAGGTAGTAGAAAAGATGACTATCTTTCTAAATGTGACGAAGCCTCAGAAAAGGTTGAAGTAAGTTTTGTGTCGGACGCACTGCATCATATCAAAGATAGTAATGATGCTACCGAGGACCATGCCCAAGTTGAATTCAAAGTgcttcaaaagaaaaagaaaaatttaaatacttcTGCAGGTTCAGATGTTTTTACTGGAATGTCTCCTATTAAGCCCAAACTTAGAAGCACAATGAATGAACTCATGAAGCAGAAATCCTCTCCTGATCGTCTAAATTCATTGCCTTTATTACCTTGTGGTCCTGAAACTGTTGTCAAATTACCATGGCCTCACGATACTAACGAGGATGCTGCATGGATAGCCGGTCACCATTTATGCACTATTGATTCTGGAGAAATAAGTTTGAGGAATTTGTGTTTCTTATGTGGAAGTGCTGGGGAAGAAAAG ATGTTGATTTGCACATATTGTTGTGAATCTTTTCATTTGTATTGTTTGGATGTTGAACCTGTCAGCAAAGTCAACTGGTGTTGTGACCGCTGCAAACGTTGCGTTGTGTGTGGACTGAAAGAAAACTTACTGATGTGTGACAAATGCCATGATTGTTACCATGCAGAATGTCTAGGACCATATTATCAGAAAGACACTGAAGGAGTTGAAGAAACTTGG GTGTGTGGAAAGTGTGTAAAATGCATCAAATGTAACCGCCGAACAGCAGGAAAG CAAAGGACTTCAAAATGGACTTACAATTTCTCCATGTGTGAAGACTGCGGATACAACTGGAAGCGTTCAAATTATTGTCCTGTGtgtgaaaaaatttataatgaGGACGATGACTCATTGAAAATGATGTTTTGttctaaatgtgaaaaatggatACATATGGAATGCGAAGGTATTAATGTGGATGACTATGAGATATTAGCTGAACTTCCTGAAAACATTCCTTATGTTTGTAAATTATGTACTGGACACGATAAAAGTCATTCAGCATGGTACAAGGAAGTCAAAGTAGAAATGCATAATGGTTTTCTCAAG atttattatGATTTGGTATCACATAGAGactacaaaatgttaaaacgaGGATTATCAGATAATCAAGGCATCTGTTCATGTCTTCAAACTTTTGACATTTTGTTTAATACGTTACAAAACCATGAATATACATGTATTAATGAGTTTTATATTCTCATGTTTGAAGCACTTAAACAGCTTTGTAGAAACATAAAGGAGTCATCTGTGTGTGATGTAAGCATGGGAATATTCCCTGATGGAGTTGCGTTACTCAGCAATTTTGAAAAG GGAATCAAGACAATTTTTCCATGGTTTTCTTCAAATAGTTCATCTGACATTTCAGAAACAAAAGTGACTTCTTCCCCGACTAAAAGCGA CATAGCTGACAGTATTACTAAAGTTGAAATTAAATTCAATGGACAAGAAAAATCTTTGATTCATGACCATATTTATGTTTCATTGCAaaagaaatcttgcaaagacaTGATTGATATTAAAAATGTCCAGAAAACTGAA gaTAACCGGCGATGTTTGTTTTGTGCAACATGTGGTGACGGTAGTGAGTATGGAGCTGGTCGACTATTATATTGTGGCATGAATGAGTGGGTGCATATTAATTGTGCACTATGGTCAGCAGAGGTGTACGAAGATGAAGATGGCAGACTTAAACAGGTTAACGATGCTCTAAAAAGAGGAAATAAACTG AAATGTGAGTATTGTGACCAATGGGGAGCATCTATTGGCTGCTGTCATCTAAAATGTTCCAAAAGTTACCATTTTATATGCGCCAT AAAGAGTGATGTGATATTCCAGGATGACAAAAAGATATTTTGTCAGCTGCATGCATCGAAAGCAAATGTGAAT ttGATACTATCTGAAAAGGAGTTGGCTGTATCTCGAAGAGTATTGGTAGACCTTGCAAGATTTAAATCCTTAAAGAGAGTTCAACGAGGATTAAATCCAAATTTTATTCGACTTTTCTGTGGTGCATTTTCTCTTCAATCACTTGGTTCACTAAATGACAAATCAGACATCAAAAAATTGCTTGCTCCTGTTGGCTATAG AGGTAAACGTCTGTTTTGGAGCACGCAAGATCCACTACAGCGATGCAACTATATTTGTGAAATAGATGTTTTGAACCaaattgaagaaaaagaagaacttgagaaaaaaaatgaaactgaaATTGTGGAAGAGAGTGTTACGTATTGTCATGACAAGGTGGAATGGACAAAATTGACTCAAGAAAACACCTGTCAATGCAACCAACATGGCACCTTGCCAGGTCAAAAAAAGGGAGTAAAGAGAAAGATTGGTTTTAAAGAATCCTGTGAAAAATGCAATGCTTTACGAAAATATGTATACTTGAGTCATGAAGAATTTTTATCAAAGCATAAATTATCtgttaaaaacaaagttttgagCAGTGACCACAATTTTTATTCAACTCATAATAAGACAAGAATAGGAGAAAAGGTATATAACTTGAAAAAAGTGGAAAAGGTAACTTCCAATTCGAAAGAAATACATTCACGCCAGACAGATTGTAATATTATTGTAAAGAAAACAACAGAATCACAAGTTAAACTTAAATCACTCATATCCGCATCATTAAATAAAATTCGAAACTGTGAGAAGCCATTAAATGAGATTCCATTAAATCAAGATTCAACAAAGGAGGTGAAAACAGCAGAACCTGAACAATCAAGTGCATTGCTAGAAGAAAGTGGTGTGCATCCAGATGTTATGATTGATTTCACGAATACTGACCCAAACAACGTTACAAAGACAAGTGGAAAAATATGTCCTGAAGCAACAATTCATCAATTTATGGACGTTGTTCAATCTATGAAAAGCCCTTCTCACAAGCCTTTTGGTTTGACTGTAGCCTCCACATCTGCAGTTAGCACAAGATCTCCATTAAACACCACCCCATCAATGCGTACTTCTTCAGCATCTGTTGCCAGTACAAATTCGATGTCATTAAAAAACTTAGTTGGTATGTCCAGCTCTGCTTCCGTTATTTCTAATAAATTTTCTTCCAATACAGTATTAGATAAAACGATTATTTTAACTACATCATCTGCTCATGCGcatccaaaaatgttttctgcagATAGCTACAAAGCTAACCGCAAATCTATTTCTATTGTATCATCTAATTCAAATCCATTGATCAAGTTGCAATCGCAAGCTAGTATACATCATGTTGCATCACCTActttacagacagtttcaaacaaaacaattttaccaGTAGATAAGTCTGTATTACATAAATTTTCATCAAATGAAACAATGTCTCCTATCAATATTGTATCTGTCAAACATCCTGTTGTTAAAAGCCAGCAGTTTATTATGCCGAATATATTGCTTAGCCCAAAGAAACAAAAAGGTGATATTACTGTGTTAAAAATGACTGATCGAAGCCGAATTGGAACAAAAATAATGGTTAATCCATTTAAGGAAGCATTGACTACGAAACAAAATTCTCCAGCTAAAAAGACAGTgctaaatgaaaatatcttacAACATGCCTCAAAGCTGATAAATATTGCACCAAAGCAGTCTACCACATACTCTACTCTGCCGGTGATAGCTATGACAAACACATTTAATGGCTTGACGCCAGTTCTTGCGACTGTGACACCTCGTAGCAACGTAGGTAGTGCTTTAACTATTTCATTGCCACAAGAAATCGCATCGAATCATCAGAGGATAGTCCAATGTATTAATACAAATAACCTTTATACTAAGACCATTATCGGGAACGTTGTGACCCCGCTGGAATTCGCGAAACCAAGAGTCATTCATCAAAGGTATGCTCAAATCTCTGTCTCGGGGTGCGATGATAGAACCAATCAGTTGCTTCATGTTAGAAGTAATGTGATGCCAACAATGCCAAACAATGATCCTCCAAATATTATATCTGCTTCTACGGGAGCTCTACCCATTGTAATCAAAAGAGATGTAGCGAATACATTACCACCAAAATGTGATACCATCATCTCACCACCACCGTTAATAACTGATACATCAAATCAAATTGGTTATAGCGATACCACTTCTGAGCAATCTTTGTCAAATCCTGACTTAGCAAAAGAAATTAATGATTATTTTTCTCATCTGAAGTCTCGGCATGTTAGTGCACTACAGTCTGCTGGAAAATTATCATTTCCCAAAACGTCTGTTGGTGAGAAGACCTCAAATTCAAGTAATGGAAGCCTGTTGGACACTGGTTCCGCAAGTAAATATCATTTAAGTAGTAAGACAGAAAATCAAGATAAAGAAGGTACGAATGTAATGCCCTCTGACCATTCAAAGAATACACAGTCATCCACTTCAAATCATGCAAATCCTGAGATAGAGTTTAAACGGGAGTTATTGTTTCGACAACTCAAAGAATATTTAACAAAACATCCTGATGTAGTCAAAGTCGTTGGTAATGTGAGACCTAAGACAAGTCAAGTTCCTGTTGTCAATCTAACCGAAAAGAAATTAAGCGATGATTTGATTTGTTATTCAGCGTACTTGCCAGAGCATTTGTGGACAGAGTTGATTAACGCTGGTATAGCTAGTAATGATATTCAGAAAATTATTCGAGAAAGTAAAGAGAACACAGGTGAAAAGATGGTAACTAAAGATGATATTTTATTGCCTGCTTCATCTGCAGATGCATTCAGAGGTACATCATCAAACACCATACCTAAGCTTCCGTCATTAAATACATCCATAAAACATCTCTACGACAATACCATTCAAAATGCCATGATTGCTACAGCAGTTCAGAATAAAATTCATGGCAACGCAAATATACATGGATTGTCGTTACCACACGTCAGTGCAATATCAAAACTCGAGAACATCAACCAAAACAGTAACCTATATCAGCCGTTGGATATGAACAAAACAAAGTATTGGAACAATGTGCATGTTCGAAATTTAAATGTTACACAAAACAGCGACATAGTTGGAAATTATGCAAAGCAACGATTGTACGAAAATCCCACACATATTCTAAAATCCAATCTTGTAcctaatgatttaaaaataaataatggaCTGGACCCAGTCTCATGGAACAGCTTAATTCATACTGCCCATCAGATGGTTATGGCTCCTGTTGTAAAACCTAAACGAAAATATCGAAAGCGCATTAAAGTGGCCAATGAAGAATGCTCAAAAAGCACGACGGACTGCGAAAACGCAGTTTCAGTTTCTAAATCTGGAACACTGCCAACACCAAGTTTAGATTTTGACACCTCTGTCCATAGTCGGCCATGTGGGCCTGTGTTGAGTAAAAGAAAACGAGTAAAAGAATCAGTAGATGTACCTTGTGCGAACACGGAGTTTGATGTATGTGCATTTAATGAGAATGTAGGAGCTGATCAATTCGTCTACAACACAGTGGAAATAAGCACATGTGAGCAATCGAAGGTAAACAAGTCTGAAAGAAGAGTAAAGCGAGTCAAGAAGCACAAGAGAGATTACACAGCATGTTTAAAAACTTTGCtagcaaaagaagaaaaagagataCTGGAGAAGTCACAAACATCACTtaaatttgtgttaaaaaatgatGATGGATGGGCTAGCGAGAGTTCCTCTCTGGAAG AAATTTGGAAACAACTTATCACGGAAATAAACGACCTACGCATGGATATAAACTTACCACCTTTCATAGTTGATG TAAACGATGCATACGACTTCATTGGATTATCAAAAGAATTTGTATGTTATTTGGTGGAGCAACTACCTGGTGGTCATAAATGCAGAAATTATAAATTCCAACATCATCTACCCTGTGTCACTGAAGATGACCAA gACTTACCTGTAAACCCACATGGTTGCGCACGCGCAGAAGTTGTTGTGAA AAATGGCGATAATGACATGTTTGCATGGTTAGCCTCACCCTATCGAATTCCACCTAAACAGTGTGATGACGTTCCTGACGACGAGATTTTGGGTGGGGCACAGGAGCTACCTGTTGCGATGAAGTATCGGTTACTAAAGAACACATCTAAAGATCACGTTGGTGTCTTCAG aTCTGGTATCCAGGGACGtggtttattttgtaaaaaatcctTGGAAGCTGGTGATATGATCGTTGAatacagtggtgaaaaaatacgtGCAGTGCTAACTGACAGAAGGGAAGAGTATTACGAACAAAAG GGATATGGCTGCTACATGTTTCGTATCGACGACATGGATGTGGTTGATGCAACAATGAAAGGAAATGCTGCTAGGTTTATTAATCATTCATGCGAG CCCAACTGTTTTTCCAAGATTATTTCTGTGGATGGATGCAAGAAAATAGTCATCTTTGCTTTACGAAG